The Vanacampus margaritifer isolate UIUO_Vmar unplaced genomic scaffold, RoL_Vmar_1.0 HiC_scaffold_42, whole genome shotgun sequence genome has a segment encoding these proteins:
- the LOC144040874 gene encoding uncharacterized protein LOC144040874: protein MRIHAVTFLVTFVLWWTCSVLSQCPTNWRRYKEHCYYFSNDYQSWQRALHSCYSKGGLLASIWDRNEQNWVRSQFPRNAIWIGLWRAYQYNSEWKWVDGTLYFQVVSQWGPGPLHEKPSSGYCTVITQSGWYTKDCDRYLAYICKRPVDETPSLACPKCPDLTCPALPNLTCPALPKCPDLTCPALPNLTCPALPTSHPPHYPLTSTTAPPTNREPEICTSSASGMACSSHNVTCSCMLPVLANSKDGFRGALDDGLSVNRSIVIRGRAYPKAETLIVDLLSPDDDAIALHLRFNFESRTVVLNSRVDGSWGKERLENFPEQRPFGPGLDFKIVIWCDADTFRLTFNDIHQMDHKYQIQDLRSIKWLEVWSALLTSIQLM from the exons ATGAGGATTCATGCAGTGACTTTCCTTGTTACCTTTGTCCTTTGGTGGACTTGTTCAG tGCTCTCCCAATGTCCGACCAACTGGCGGCGCTACAAGGAACACTGTTACTATTTCTCAAACGACTATCAGAGTTGGCAAAGAGCTCTACACAGCTGTTACTCCAAGGGAGGCCTCCTGGCCAGCATTTGGGACAGAAATGAGCAG AACTGGGTGCGTTCACAATTTCCCAGGAACGCTATCTGGATCGGCCTGTGGCGTGCTTATCAGTATAACTCAGAGTGGAAGTGGGTTGATGGAACGCTTTACTTTCAAGTAGTGTC GCAATGGGGTCCTGGTCCGCTGCACGAAAAACCTAGTAGCGGATACTGCACTGTGATAACGCAAAGTGGTTGGTACACCAAGGACTGCGACAGGTACCTGGCCTACATCTGCAAGCGCCCTGTGG ACGAGACCCCATCCCTTGCCTGTCCGAAATGTCCTGATCTTACATGCCCCGCTCTTCCTAATCTTACCTGTCCCGCCCTCCCGAAATGTCCTGATCTTACATGCCCCGCTCTTCCTAATCTTACCTGTCCCGCCCTCCCCACCTCCCACCCTCCCCACTACCCACTGACGTCGACCACCGCTCCGCCGACCAATCGGGAGCCCGAGATCTGCACGAGCTCGGCCAGTGGGATGGCGTGTTCCTCTCACAATGTCACATGCTCGTGCATGCTCCCCGTGCTTGCCAACTCG AAAGACGGATTCAGAGGTGCGCTCGATGACGGTCTCAGCGTGAACCGCAGCATCGTCATCAGAGGACGAGCCTATCCCAAAGCAGAGAC GCTCATCGTCGACCTGCTGAGCCCCGATGACGACGCGATAGCGCTCCACCTGAGGTTCAACTTTGAAAGCAGAACCGTCGTGCTCAACTCCAGGGTGGACGGCTCGTGGGGTAAAGAGAGGCTGGAGAACTTTCCAGAGCAACGCCCCTTTGGCCCCGGACTCGACTTCAAG ATTGTCATCTGGTGTGACGCCGACACTTTTCGCCTGACCTTTAACGACATCCACCAGATGGATCACAAATATCAAATTCAAGACCTGCGAAGCATCAAGTGGTTGGAGGTGTGGTCTGCGTTGCTGACTAGTATCCAGCTGATGTGA
- the LOC144040871 gene encoding alpha-2,8-sialyltransferase 8E-like has translation MIRRRRNLVFSFIFFLIIIVMIGRVYYRSKVSLPKQIPPDPAADVCSNLSSCTHGVEMAIITQENTPVGTVIHYLDDWMLTVTPDIFKTFVKKHPFSTEMYDKCAVVGSGGILIDSGCGETIDSAQFVIRCNLPPLNHVYAKDVGFKTDLVTANLDVFERRYESLSGLGPQQKLVEAVQIYGKALMLLHTFSYRSYTQVSMRAARTLKDFKSPIRAISFNPNYVRNVSRFWAAKGLAGYQPTTGILMASLALELCSEVHLYGFWPFDKHPDGHTLTKHYYNDLKHLAVHDMPIEFGLLSTLNKQGVLRLHTEACPAKERV, from the exons ATGATTAGGAGACGCAGGAACTTGGTGTTCTCCTTCATTTTCTTCctgatcatcatcgtcatgatTGGGCGTGTTTACTACAGGAG CAAAGTCTCTCTTCCAAAACAAATCCCACCTGATCCAGCTGCAGACGTCTG CTCCAACCTGAGCAGCTGTACTCACGGGGTCGAGATGGCCATCATCACACAGGAAAACACACCTGTGGGAACCGTGATTCACTACTTAGACGACTGGATGCTGACCGTGACGCCAGATATCTTCAAAACCTTTGTGAAG AAGCATCCGTTCTCCACGGAGATGTACGACAAGTGCGCCGTGGTCGGCAGCGGCGGCATCCTGATCGACAGCGGCTGCGGAGAAACGATTGACTCGGCTCAGTTTGTGATCAGGTGCAATCTACCACCGCTGAACCACGTGTACGCCAAAGACGTAGGCTTCAAGACGGACCTCGTCACGGCCAACCTTGACGTCTTCGAACGCAG GTACGAGTCTCTGTCGGGCTTGGGACCACAGCAGAAACTTGTAGAAGCAGTCCAGATCTACGGGAAGGCCCTGATGCTCCTTCACACCTTCTCCTACCGCTCTTACACACAAGTGTCAATGCGGGCGGCTCGCACCCTAAAAGACTTCAAAAGCCCCATTCGTGCCATCTCATTCAACCCCAACTACGTGCGCAATGTGTCGCGGTTCTGGGCCGCCAAAGGCCTCGCCGGCTATCAGCCCACCACGGGCATATTGATGGCCAGCCTGGCTCTGGAGCTGTGCTCCGAAGTTCACCTGTACGGCTTCTGGCCCTTTGACAAACACCCGGACGGACACACTCTCACCAAGCACTACTACAACGATCTCAAGCACTTAGCCGTGCATGATATGCCCATAGAGTTTGGACTGTTGTCCACGCTGAACAAGCAGGGCGTGCTTAGGCTTCACACTGAGGCTTGTCCAGCCAAGGAAAGGGTGTga
- the LOC144040861 gene encoding NXPE family member 3-like isoform X2, producing the protein MQDSGSRRKSWKYHTVSPPYKVQNRNQSSNPFKNLPTFPHQRTFCPHLYQPLSTEEELEERNLLDSIAWPRPPSGSEPLNLSQTSDLAHSLFTIVTSQNNHSWYVGDQLEVQIHLHDFKGQPKRYGGDLLLARLHSPKYKAGVAGEVLDHKNGLYSARFPLLWEGSAQVEVMMVHSNEAIAVLQRLREKRPDRVYFSSIFHQGEQSEKMGCNLCLPQDKGPLCNYTDLHTGDAWYCYKPKMLSCDTRNNHFMESPLKNIITNKEALLFQKGVNLKYPIHASTSDTIVVLPSKKENGSKIPDPVKLATSGYYYQDIWRPLGGVTERQVDGLSITQCLANKLVYLYGDSTMRQWFEYLVTVLPGMKEFKQESTIKVGPFMALDSTHNILLKYHFHGPPIVSKANAVAHKIRYIANELDGLTGGPNTVVALSLWAHFSPFPVEVYIHRLRHIRKAVVRLLNRAPGTAVVVRTPNPRALDQELSLIFSDWFALQLDVVLRAMFKDLNVMLVDAWQMCVAHQQPHNVHPPRVIVRNMVDMMLSHVCRDGTTTDA; encoded by the exons AGTTGGAAGTACCACACAGTGTCACCACCGTACAAGGTCCAGAACCGGAACCAATCATCAAATCCATTTAAAAACCTCCCAACATTTCCCCACCAGCGCACCTTCTGTCCTCATCTGTACCAGCCACTGTCCACTGAAGAAGAGCTTGAGGAACGCAACCTGTTGGACTCCATCGCCTGGCCCCGGCCGCCCTCTGGCTCCGAACCACTCAACCTGTCCCAGACGAGTGACCTGGCCCACAGCCTGTTCACCATCGTAACCTCCCAAAACAACCACAGTTGGTACGTGGGCGACCAGCTGGAAGTGCAGATCCACCTGCACGACTTCAAAGGCCAACCCAAGCGCTACGGCGGCGATTTGCTGTTGGCTCGGTTGCACTCCCCAAAATACAAAGCGGGCGTGGCCGGGGAGGTGCTGGACCACAAGAACGGACTTTATTCCGCTCGATTCCCGCTTCTGTGGGAGGGCTCTGCTCAGGTCGAGGTCATGATGGTACACTCGAACGAGGCCATCGCCGTGCTGCAGCGACTGAGGGAGAAACGGCCCGATCGAGTGTACTTCTCCAGCATCTTTCACCAAGGAGAGCAGTCTGAGAAGATGGGGTGCAACCTGTGCCTGCCGCAAGACAAGGGGCCACTGTGTAACTACACGGACCTTCACACTGGTGATGCTTGGTATTGCTACAAGCCCAAAATGCTCAGCTGTGACACCAGAAACAACCACTTCATGGAAAGCCCCCTCAAAAACATCATCACCAACAAGGAGGCTTTGCTCTTTCAGAA AGGCGTGAACCTTAAATATCCCATCCATGCTTCCACATCGGACACCATCGTCGTGCTGCCTTCAAAGAAAG AAAATGGCAGTAAAATACCGGATCCCGTGAAGCTGGCAACATCTGGATACTACTACCAGGATATTTGGAGGCCGTTGGGTGGCGTGACCGAGCGCCAGGTTGATGGGCTGTCCATCACTCAGTGCTTGGCCAACAAGTTGGTCTACTTGTACGGCGACTCCACCATGCGCCAGTGGTTCGAGTACCTCGTCACTGTTCTTCCAG GAATGAAGGAATTCAAACAGGAGAGTACAATAAAGGTGGGGCCCTTCATGGCGCTGGACAGCACCCACAACATTCTGCTCAAGTACCACTTCCACGGCCCGCCCATCGTCTCCAAGGCCAATGCTGTGGCACACAAGATACGCTACATCGCCAACGAGCTGGACGGCCTGACCGGCGGTCCCAACACGGTTGTGGCGCTCAGCCTCTGGGCTCACTTCAGTCCGTTCCCTGTGGAGGTGTACATACACCGCCTCCGGCATATCCGCAAGGCGGTGGTGCGACTGCTGAACCGGGCCCCAGGGACGGCGGTTGTGGTCCGCACGCCCAACCCTAGGGCACTGGATCAGGAGCTCAGCCTGATCTTCAGCGACTGGTTTGCGCTGCAACTGGACGTCGTGCTGCGTGCCATGTTCAAGGATCTCAACGTTATGCTGGTGGACGCCTGGCAGATGTGCGTGGCGCACCAACAGCCTCACAACGTCCACCCACCTCGGGTCATTGTCAGAAATATGGTAGACATGATGTTGTCCCACGTTTGTCGTGATGGGACCACGACCGATGCATGA
- the LOC144040861 gene encoding NXPE family member 3-like isoform X1: protein MQDSGSRRKSWKYHTVSPPYKVQNRNQSSNPFKNLPTFPHQRTFCPHLYQPLSTEEELEERNLLDSIAWPRPPSGSEPLNLSQTSDLAHSLFTIVTSQNNHSWYVGDQLEVQIHLHDFKGQPKRYGGDLLLARLHSPKYKAGVAGEVLDHKNGLYSARFPLLWEGSAQVEVMMVHSNEAIAVLQRLREKRPDRVYFSSIFHQGEQSEKMGCNLCLPQDKGPLCNYTDLHTGDAWYCYKPKMLSCDTRNNHFMESPLKNIITNKEALLFQKGVNLKYPIHASTSDTIVVLPSKKGTVDLQNYNSHFWGMAISHHIVSAINVENGSKIPDPVKLATSGYYYQDIWRPLGGVTERQVDGLSITQCLANKLVYLYGDSTMRQWFEYLVTVLPGMKEFKQESTIKVGPFMALDSTHNILLKYHFHGPPIVSKANAVAHKIRYIANELDGLTGGPNTVVALSLWAHFSPFPVEVYIHRLRHIRKAVVRLLNRAPGTAVVVRTPNPRALDQELSLIFSDWFALQLDVVLRAMFKDLNVMLVDAWQMCVAHQQPHNVHPPRVIVRNMVDMMLSHVCRDGTTTDA from the exons AGTTGGAAGTACCACACAGTGTCACCACCGTACAAGGTCCAGAACCGGAACCAATCATCAAATCCATTTAAAAACCTCCCAACATTTCCCCACCAGCGCACCTTCTGTCCTCATCTGTACCAGCCACTGTCCACTGAAGAAGAGCTTGAGGAACGCAACCTGTTGGACTCCATCGCCTGGCCCCGGCCGCCCTCTGGCTCCGAACCACTCAACCTGTCCCAGACGAGTGACCTGGCCCACAGCCTGTTCACCATCGTAACCTCCCAAAACAACCACAGTTGGTACGTGGGCGACCAGCTGGAAGTGCAGATCCACCTGCACGACTTCAAAGGCCAACCCAAGCGCTACGGCGGCGATTTGCTGTTGGCTCGGTTGCACTCCCCAAAATACAAAGCGGGCGTGGCCGGGGAGGTGCTGGACCACAAGAACGGACTTTATTCCGCTCGATTCCCGCTTCTGTGGGAGGGCTCTGCTCAGGTCGAGGTCATGATGGTACACTCGAACGAGGCCATCGCCGTGCTGCAGCGACTGAGGGAGAAACGGCCCGATCGAGTGTACTTCTCCAGCATCTTTCACCAAGGAGAGCAGTCTGAGAAGATGGGGTGCAACCTGTGCCTGCCGCAAGACAAGGGGCCACTGTGTAACTACACGGACCTTCACACTGGTGATGCTTGGTATTGCTACAAGCCCAAAATGCTCAGCTGTGACACCAGAAACAACCACTTCATGGAAAGCCCCCTCAAAAACATCATCACCAACAAGGAGGCTTTGCTCTTTCAGAA AGGCGTGAACCTTAAATATCCCATCCATGCTTCCACATCGGACACCATCGTCGTGCTGCCTTCAAAGAAAGGTACTGTTGACCTACAGAATTATAACTCTCACTTTTGGGGGATGGCGATTAGTCACCACATTGTGTCTGCCATCAATGTAGAAAATGGCAGTAAAATACCGGATCCCGTGAAGCTGGCAACATCTGGATACTACTACCAGGATATTTGGAGGCCGTTGGGTGGCGTGACCGAGCGCCAGGTTGATGGGCTGTCCATCACTCAGTGCTTGGCCAACAAGTTGGTCTACTTGTACGGCGACTCCACCATGCGCCAGTGGTTCGAGTACCTCGTCACTGTTCTTCCAG GAATGAAGGAATTCAAACAGGAGAGTACAATAAAGGTGGGGCCCTTCATGGCGCTGGACAGCACCCACAACATTCTGCTCAAGTACCACTTCCACGGCCCGCCCATCGTCTCCAAGGCCAATGCTGTGGCACACAAGATACGCTACATCGCCAACGAGCTGGACGGCCTGACCGGCGGTCCCAACACGGTTGTGGCGCTCAGCCTCTGGGCTCACTTCAGTCCGTTCCCTGTGGAGGTGTACATACACCGCCTCCGGCATATCCGCAAGGCGGTGGTGCGACTGCTGAACCGGGCCCCAGGGACGGCGGTTGTGGTCCGCACGCCCAACCCTAGGGCACTGGATCAGGAGCTCAGCCTGATCTTCAGCGACTGGTTTGCGCTGCAACTGGACGTCGTGCTGCGTGCCATGTTCAAGGATCTCAACGTTATGCTGGTGGACGCCTGGCAGATGTGCGTGGCGCACCAACAGCCTCACAACGTCCACCCACCTCGGGTCATTGTCAGAAATATGGTAGACATGATGTTGTCCCACGTTTGTCGTGATGGGACCACGACCGATGCATGA